The genomic segment CCCGAACCTCCTCGCCGCGGCCGGTGCCGTCAGCGATCCCGACGCGATCTTCGAGCACGGCCTGCACGCCATCGTCGCCGGCATGCGTGCCGAGCTGGAGGAAGGCCAGTCGTAGGGTGATGCCCACCGGCCTGCTGATGTGGTTCGGCCACTTGCTGCCGGGCATCTCCGTCGACCGCGGGTGGGCGCCTCTTGAACCGATCGGCGCCGGGGAACGTGTCGGTCGGTACAGGAGTTGCCAATGCCACACGCAGACGCCACAGACACAGGAGACGACCCCGACGATGACCACCGTTGATCTCGCCACCGCTCAGACTGATCCCGGCGCGCCCCAGTCCCAGTCCCCCGACGAGCCCGCCTGTCTCTCGCACCCGGACGGCACCCGGCGCCGCGCCCTGCTCGGCGGCATCGTGGTCGCCGCCGGCGCACTGTGCGCGGCCTGCTCGTCCTCGAAAAGCAGCACCGCCGCCGGCAGCACCTCGGCCGCGGCCGGCGGCACGACGTCGGCGGCCGGATCCTCGAGCTCGAGCAGCGGATCCGCCGCCTCGTCCTCTTCCTCCGGCACGTCCACGTCCACCGGC from the Catenulispora sp. EB89 genome contains:
- a CDS encoding Rieske (2Fe-2S) protein, translated to MTTVDLATAQTDPGAPQSQSPDEPACLSHPDGTRRRALLGGIVVAAGALCAACSSSKSSTAAGSTSAAAGGTTSAAGSSSSSSGSAASSSSSGTSTSTGAAAALAATSAVPVGGGTILADQKIVLTQPTAGTYKAFTAICTHMGCTVSAVENGLIACPCHGSRYHIADGSVANGPATQPLAPINITVANGEITQA